Proteins from one Pseudomonas sp. KBS0710 genomic window:
- a CDS encoding aldehyde dehydrogenase family protein, protein MRYAHPGTEGSIVSFKAKYGNFIGGEFVAPVDGNHFTNTSPVNGKPIAEFPRSTAKDIDKALDAAHAAADAWGKTSAQDRSLVLLKIADRIEQNLELLAITETWDNGKAVRETLNADIPLAADHFRYFAGCIRAQEGTSAEINELTASYHFHEPLGVVGQIIPWNFPLLMAAWKLAPALAAGNCVVLKPAEQTPLGINVLMELIGDLLPPGVLNVVHGFGKEAGEALATSKRIAKIAFTGSTPVGSHIMHAAAENIIPSTVELGGKSPNIFFADIMKAEPSFIEKAAEGLVLAFFNQGEVCTCPSRALVEESIYDDFMKVVMKKIEQIKRGDPLDTDTMVGAQASEQQFDKILSYLEIAKGEGAQLLTGGKVEQLTGDMAGGYYIQPTLLKGTNEMRVFQEEIFGPVVSITTFKDEAEALAIANDTEFGLGAGVWTRDINRAYRMGRAIKAGRVWTNCYHLYPAHAAFGGYKKSGVGRETHKMMLDHYQQTKNLLVSYDINPLGFF, encoded by the coding sequence ATGCGTTACGCACATCCCGGCACCGAAGGCTCGATCGTGTCCTTCAAAGCCAAGTACGGCAACTTCATCGGCGGCGAATTCGTTGCGCCGGTGGACGGCAACCATTTCACCAACACCTCGCCGGTCAACGGCAAGCCCATCGCCGAATTCCCGCGCTCCACTGCCAAAGACATCGACAAGGCACTGGATGCCGCCCACGCCGCCGCTGACGCCTGGGGCAAGACCTCGGCCCAGGACCGTTCGCTGGTGCTGCTGAAAATCGCCGACCGTATCGAACAAAACCTCGAACTGCTGGCCATCACCGAGACCTGGGACAACGGCAAGGCCGTGCGTGAAACCCTCAACGCCGACATCCCGCTGGCCGCCGACCACTTCCGTTACTTCGCCGGTTGCATCCGCGCCCAGGAAGGCACCAGCGCCGAGATCAACGAACTCACCGCCTCCTACCACTTCCACGAGCCGCTGGGCGTGGTTGGCCAGATCATCCCGTGGAACTTCCCGCTGCTGATGGCCGCGTGGAAACTTGCACCGGCCCTGGCCGCCGGTAACTGCGTGGTACTCAAACCCGCCGAGCAAACCCCGCTGGGCATCAATGTGCTGATGGAGCTGATCGGCGACCTGCTGCCACCCGGCGTGTTGAACGTGGTGCACGGCTTCGGTAAAGAAGCCGGCGAAGCACTGGCCACCAGCAAGCGTATCGCCAAGATCGCCTTCACCGGCTCCACGCCAGTGGGCTCGCACATCATGCACGCGGCGGCCGAGAACATTATTCCGTCGACCGTCGAGCTGGGCGGCAAGTCGCCGAACATCTTCTTTGCCGACATCATGAAAGCCGAACCTTCGTTTATCGAAAAAGCCGCCGAAGGCCTGGTGCTGGCGTTCTTCAACCAGGGCGAAGTGTGCACCTGCCCTTCCCGCGCGCTGGTGGAAGAGTCGATCTACGACGACTTCATGAAAGTGGTGATGAAGAAGATCGAGCAGATCAAACGCGGCGACCCGCTGGACACCGACACCATGGTCGGCGCCCAGGCGTCCGAGCAGCAGTTCGACAAGATCCTGTCCTATCTGGAAATCGCCAAGGGCGAAGGCGCGCAACTGCTCACCGGCGGCAAGGTCGAGCAACTGACGGGCGACATGGCTGGTGGTTATTACATCCAGCCGACCCTGCTCAAGGGCACCAATGAGATGCGCGTGTTCCAGGAAGAAATCTTCGGCCCAGTGGTGAGCATCACCACCTTCAAGGATGAAGCCGAAGCCCTGGCGATTGCCAACGACACCGAGTTCGGCCTCGGCGCCGGCGTATGGACCCGCGACATCAACCGCGCGTACCGCATGGGCCGCGCGATCAAGGCGGGCCGTGTGTGGACCAACTGCTACCACCTGTACCCGGCGCATGCCGCGTTTGGTGGCTACAAGAAGTCCGGCGTGGGCCGTGAGACCCACAAGATGATGTTGGATCACTACCAGCAGACCAAGAACCTGCTGGTGAGCTACGACATTAACCCGTTGGGCTTTTTCTAA